The sequence below is a genomic window from Bos javanicus breed banteng chromosome 5, ARS-OSU_banteng_1.0, whole genome shotgun sequence.
atcaaactgatcacatggatcacagccttgtctaactcaatgaaactaggagccatgccgtgtaggctcgggcgggtcatggtggagacttctaacaaaacatggtccactggagaagagaatggcaaaccacttcagtattcttgccttgagaaccccatgaacaatatgaaaaggcaaaaagatatgaaattATAGTTAGGACTtaagaaatagaaacagattcatcATATAACAAAACGCAAAGATTATACtatgggccaggaagatccactaAGGACAAATTGTTATGTTACTTAGAAATACTCGTGTAAATCTGGGAATGGCCCGGACACAGGGGTTTCCAGGCTGAATTTCTGGAGACTCAGAACCCCAGGGGCTGCTCTCAAGGGGTCTGGGAGAGGCCAGCAGGCAAGAAGTTTCATATTTCCCTCCTCTGCACCAATCAGAGCATCTCCTCTTTTACTTGTTTTACAAATGGGGCTGTGCATTTGTTTTTGATGACAAGAATGGTTTTGCTGCCAGAACGTGTTGGGTTACCCCTGCTGACACATGCCTGGGGGGTGGTGGAGACCAGAAATGCTCTCTGCCCCTGGGAAAGGGGGGATTGTGCACAGACCCCACTTCCCGATTCTAAGGGCTCTCCACCCTCTCTCTGCCCTCACTGTCCCCGTTCCGAAATGCTGACTGGTGCTTTCTGTAGGATTTCTGATCCCCAAGTTGGCTCTGGCTCCCCATGGAGTGACTCAGGGGTGGCTGaggctgggtgactgaacaggGTGAGGGCACCAACCCAGTCAGGACAGGCGGGGGTGCTTTCCCACACCACACACCAGGTTTGGGGCTAAGAGTAAAAGACTTGGGATCCCCGTAATCCCAGGACTGAATGCCAGGGCTTGTCTCCCTCACCCACAAAGCCCTGGGCAAACACACCCTCCGCTCTCCTCCACACCCCTGTCAACTGCTTATTCCTCTTTGACAAGATGGGGAATGGCTGCCAGTTGAGGAAGGGTCACAAGGACAAGAGTGGAAGCtgtggaggtggggcagggaaCCGGATTTTAGCTGCTGCTTCCAGGTAGAGTCACCTGGTCCAGTTTCCTGCCTCTGGCCCAGGGCTGCAGGAGGCAACCTTCCCCTTTTCACGGATGGAAActcttctttgcctttctcccTCGGGGGAAAGGGCTCTCTTGTACACTGAGGGCATGCTGCCTTGAGTttttcaggctacagtccaaggattTTGTGAACTTCTGGAAATTTTGACTTTATAATGAGCCACAGAATAGGGCTCTAGTCTAGAACTTTCTTTCTGTTTGGTGTGGGTTTATTGTAGGATTTGTCATTTAGCTAATTTGGACTTAGTTGGAGGACACAGAATTGGCCCCCCATGACAGGGTCCTATCTTATTGGTTACTTGTAAGGACAGGGCTACATGATCTGATCAACATTCCTTGGCAAAAGCAGGGATAGAACATTTAGCGTGCTGGCGGAGGCCCTGTGGCTGCCCTGGTGGACCACAAGCTACGGGTCAAAATTCCTGTATAATTGTTTTTCCTGCAGATTCTGATATAAACCATTGGGGTGTAGAGATCAAAGTCACAAGCTTTGAAGTTAGATGGACAGGACTGGCCACCTACCTCcaccacttcctagctgtgtgatcttagtcaAATTATATAAGCTCTCTCAACCTTGGTTGTCTGTAGCTCTAAACCGCCTGGCGACCCCCTTTAGCTGGGTTGTTGTGAGGAAGGGAATTCTTATAAGAAAAGCACTCAGCGTCCAGCACATGATGGCAGTTCTGTGGGAGAGTAACTGTTAcctggaaagccaggcagccttcCCCTCATCTTTCTGTCTGAGGGATGACCTCTGCCTCAACTTAGGGTTTGCATGATGAGAAGTACCTCCATTGAGGATCCATGGTTTGGGTGTCCCACAGGcacaaaataagattgattatatattATAGATTATTTCCCTTAAAGTCCCTTCCACCTCTGTTGGCTTTCTGTTTTATACACACCTTAAGGACGCAGGATTCTCTTGTATTGGGGTGTCAGAGCTATAGACTATAAGACACAATGGACACATCACAAGACACCGTGGGGCTACATCTCTGGGGAGGAAAACCCTCCTCCTAGCCTACAAAGGTCCTCGTCAACCCCTAGAGGCAGCCAGGAGGATGGAGCCATGAGTGGGAGGTGAGGCAGGTGAGGGGTCTGAGCCCTGGGTTCTGCCCCTTCCCACCCTCAGGGCAGAAAAGCAGACAATCAGACCTCAGCTCCCCTAGAGGGTGGCTCCAGCTGTTCCCTGCTCCTTCAGCTGCAGCCTCAGCCATGCCCACTAGGGTGGAAATCGGTAAACCCTTGCATACTCGCGCCCTCAGAGCTGGTTCAAGGTTTGCTCAGGTGCCCAAATCTGGATTGACCACTGTACAAATTAGACAAACTGACTTTACATCAGGCAGGATGGTATGGGTGAGAGGCCAGGGAGGGCAGAGCCTTTGGGAATAGACTGATGTCAGTTGGGGTCCTAGCTCCAtcactgtgtgaccctgggggCTACTTCACCGCCCCTGGGTCTTCCAAGTCATCATTTGTAAGCACCGTTGTGATGCTGACTACAGAGAGCTTCTAGGAAGATTCCATGATCACATGTATATAAAGCagtcagcacagagcctggcacaaagCTGGCACTTCATAAATACTCACTGAGAGAAGGATGTCCAACCCTGACCTTCACAGGAGATGGTCTTGGCTCTAGAATGCTCCCCTACTACAGGTGGATGGACCATGGCTCgggctttctccagtggacctttgATGGAACCCCGGTGGAGGGGGGTGTCTCCTGTCCCACTGCCATAGCCCTTCCAAACACTCATTTACTTAGAGGCCATCTGGACAGGTGCATAGGGAGCCCAGCAAAGACAGAGGTAGATGGGGACAGAGGGTGAGGTGTGGATGGGAAGTAGAggaagaggagggcagggagaggcaatgagggtgggggtggggagagaggagctggCTGGAGGAGAGAGCTCCCAGCCAGTCCAGTCTTCCTGCAGCCTGGTTCCCATGACCTGGATCCATGCAGCACCTTCTCATCCCACGGGCCTCCTCAGTCTCTTTGCACGGAAGGGGctgctcatcttttttttttttttttgaattatttttggctgcgctgggtctgcGTtcctgtgagggctttctctagttgcagcaagtgggggctactcttcgttgcaatGTTAgggtttctcattgctgtggcttctcttgttgcggagcctgggctctagagcgcaggctcagtagctgtggcacatgggcttagttgctccgtggcatgcgGGATtgtcttggaccagggatcgaacccttgtcctctgcactggcaggcagattcttagcctctggacctccagggaagtctaggGCTGCTTGTTTTTGCAGTGGCCAGTTTTCAGTTGGTCAGGGTCAGCTTGGGCCTGTGGGAATCACAAACGCCCTCTTCACTGCCGTTCCCCAGATTCGGGATAGTCTCATTAGAGATTGAGAAGAGATATAAAGATTCATCTGATTTCTCCTCAAAAGTGGCAACACCAAAGCCTGGGCAGGATGTAAGAATGAATGTCTCCAGACCTAgtgtgtaccaggcactgtagGTACATCATCTCATGATCTATGAGATCATCTAAGATCTATGGGTTCTGAGACATTAGGTGACCTGCCCAAGACTGCACAGCCAGTTAGTAGCAACAGGTGGGATTTGAATACAGATCCACTGCACTCAGTGGGAAAGACTTTAAGTTCAAGCTTAAAACTAGGGTATTGTATTTGAAAACATTGCTCTGAGAAGGGGCTCATAGGTTTCATTATTCTGCCAAAGATGTCCCCATCACCCCATTGTTCCAGCTCCTGCCCCAAATGCTGAGACTGTTATGGGAAAACAGACATGGCCTGTCCTAGTGGGCCAAGCAAATGACTGGGCAGCAAATGGAGTAGCGTGGCACACAGTCAGGACCCAGGCTGGAGAGTGCTGACCTAGAATCTGGTAAATGCAGGCTGGAGTCCCAAGAAGGAATGGAAGTCCTGAGAGCCTGAGGCAGAGTCACCTGTATTTCGCCTCCAGCTCCATGCCTGGCAGATAGTAGGTTTTCAATAATTGTGTATCAAGCCAAGCtgagtctttttaaaaactatttgtttatttttggctgccctgggtctttgttgctgtgcacgagCTTTCACTAATTACagagagctggggctactctttgttggggtgcatggacttctcattgcagcggcttctcttgttgcagagcatgggctctagggcatgtgggcttcagtagttgcggtgcatggactctagagcttgggctcagtaattgtggcgcacaggcttgtAGTCtgttggcatgtggaatctccctggaccagggattgaacccatgtaccctgcattggcaggtggattcttaaccactgtactaccaaggaagtcccaagctGAGTCCTGATCTACAGGTTTGGAAGTCTAGCAGGCTGGACTATGGATTTCCccttttgtatatatgtgtgtgtgcttgttagttgcttagtcgtgtctgactctgtgtgaccccatggactgtagcccaccaggcttctctatccatgggattcttcaagcaagaatactggatggatttccaggccctcctccaggggatcttcctgacccaggggttgaacctaggtttcctgcattgcaggcggactcttttcCATCTGAGATACTGGGGACACACTTTTCGGGGCCAAGTGCACACAGAGGAATAGAAATGCTGGTGACAAATATACGTGCAGTCTCTGACAGGTTACAGAGCCCTCGTTCCTTGTAATCTCAGGATCTTGACAGAAGGTGAAggcaaatatttgtattatttccaatttatgggtgaagcaactgagcaccagagaatgACTAGCTGCAGGTTTGCAAAGCGTGCATTTGAAGTCAGCCTCTCAGGTTCCAAATTCTGTGGAGTGAGCGACAGAGCAACGGTTGTCTTGTCTGGAGCAGGGAGGCCCCTGGAGGCTGGTGAGATTAGAGTGCAGTGtcgggtgggggggcggtggtgACCCAGGAGGCCCTGGGACACTGGTTCAGCTTCTCGGGGAAGAGAGTGTGCCCTCCGAATGACTTCTGTAGGTGTGTTTGTGACATGTTCAGCAGGTGCAAGAAGGATGGGCCAGTGCCAAAGGCCAAGCCCAGAGATGTTTCAGATTTTTCCCTTTATGCCCCTGCAACCAAGCCCTGCTTTCCAGCACATATAAGAGACCCAGACTGGTGCTGCTGCAGTCAGTGACCTGGCCCCTCTTGCTTCTCCCTGACAACTCTGAGCTTGCTCCTCTCTCTCCAGTCATGATCGCCAGACAGCAGTATGTGCGAGGCGGGCCCCGTGGCTTTAGCTGCGGCTCGGCCATCGTAGGTGGGGTCAAGAAGGCTGCTTTCAGCTCGGCCTCCATGTCCGGGGGTGCAGGCCGCTGCTCCTCTGGGGGCTTCGGCAGCAGAAGCCTCTACAACCTTGGGGGGAACAAGAGCATCTCCATCAGCATGGCCGGGTGCCGGCAGGGTGCTGGCTTCGGGGCTGCAGGTGGCTTTGGGGCTGCTGGAGGTTTTGGCTCTGGTTTCGGCGCTGGTGGCTTTGGCAGTGGATTCGGGGGCTCCTTCGGTGGACGAGGTGGTGCTGGCTTCCCGGTCTGCCCTGCTGGAGGGATTCAGGAAGTCACCATCAACCAGAGCCTGCTGACCCCACTCCACGTGGAGATTGACCCTGAGATCCAGAAGGTCCGGACTGAGGAGCGTGAGCAGATCAAGCTCCTTAACAACAAGTTTGCCTCCTTCATCGACAAGGTGAGTGGCCCCTTGGTCAGATAAGGTGGTAGAAGCCAGGGCTTCTGAGTCCCAGCATCTCATACCTAATCCTGCTGCAGACTTAGGAAACCTGTGgatttctctgggcctctgtttcctacCTGGTTAAGGAGAACCGTTACTCTTTCTCTTTTATCCTGTGGCTGGTGGGAAAACAGGCTGCTCAAAGCAGTTCAATGTTTGAATTTCCCTGAGGTTGCTATGTGCTTCTGGGCAAATCATTCAACTTTTCTGGGCCCAGTCACCCCAGCTATAAAACGGGTACAtcgtttctctgctttttctctagATTTTGGTTTCAGAAATAACATGTTTAATAATATAGTTCATTCATTCTAGCTAATACGATTGCTTAACTACTGGCACTTCCGATTTTGGGGCAGAAGAAAACCAGGCTGCTTTCTCAAATGAGAGAGGGACTGACTCCAGTGGCAGATTCCAGGGCCCATGAGGACCTCAGAAGGTCATCGTGTTCATCCTCCTGACTGGGCAAAATTGCTCATTTTGGGGTCTTTTTGAAGAGGGAGTGGGCTgaatctctcctttttttttttttttgtagtctaCTTTCCTTCTCCTTGCAAGGTCTAGAGGTTCAAGACTTTTGCGCTGTATGCCATGTTTATGTGTGATGGATAATAGTAGACAGATTAGTTCCACAGAGTCATTAATTCCAAGACGAATGACCGAATGGGTGGGTGAGCACATTTGGCCCAGGGTGCCCTGGTTCTCTGTGCAATGAAGTCTCAGTTCTCTTAGATGAATGGGGCAAGAATGAACGATCTTGGCGTAGATTGAATGGGAATATTTGTTCTTGCTAGCTTGAAGAAATCCCTAGTAGCTTAAAAGGGCTTCACTATGACTCTAGGACCTACAGGTGCAAAAGTAAGACTGACGGTTGGGTGCTTACTTGTCTTATCTCCCATCATCGGTTTAAGTTCaaatcatgatcagtcacccttatctgctttcttttctattctgaGGCACATAAAGTGGAAATGTCATGCTACACCTTGGTTTATCTGGCTAGATCTCTTCCTAGAGGGAAAGTTCAGGGAAGTTCCCTTGCAGGACTGAGTCTATGAGACTCAGAATATGTCTAGTGCTGGATCTTAGACATTTTATATTCCATTCTGCACAGGTTCACAGAGACACACGAGGTCTATTTATAAGAAAGCTTGTTTAAAAACATCTTCAGTGAGTTTATGATTCCTTTGCCTTGGGTGAGGTCACACTGAGTGCAATAGCCCCTAGGCTCTGGTTGTATttcctgaatttattttattatttcatagaaGTTCAATGTTCTTCTCAGCAATTCTTCCCAGGCCTTCTGGACCCCTGTGGTCCAGTTGTTCTTGCTGCACAGTCAGGCCCCGATGCGTGGGCTCTGCTCTGTTCTTCCCAACACATGTGGCCCACTTGTTTCCGTGGAGGGGGGTTGCCATACTGACTCCAGCAGATGGTGCCTGAAGTTGTAAGGTGGTGGCCTTACTCTGAAGGCTCTTGGGCTTCCAGGTTGGCTTGGGTTGACTGGGTTGGTGTGGTCCAGCCCTCCTGCCAGAGTTTCAGGGTCTCATCAGTTGGTTGGTGCCTTTGTTAAATACAGGTGCGGTTCTTAGAGCAGCAGAACAAGGTGCTAGAGACCAAGTGGAAACTCCTCCAGCAGCAGACGACTACCACATCTGTCAAAAACCTTGAGCCCTTCTTTGAGGCCTACATCAATGCCCTGAGgaagcaggtggattccttagcCAACGACAAAGGACGCCTGCAGTCTGAGCTGAAGATCATGCAGGACAGCGTGGAGGACTATAAGACCAAGTATGTAGGGAGCGAATGCCGTCCAGCAAATCTGACTGTGCCCCGGCCAGGGGCTCCTCTTCAGTCATTTAGATTCCCAGGCTCAGAAGAGACCCTGAAGAGTCAGGGATGACCTCCAGTCTGTTCTGCATCTACatggtcactttttaaaataggatGTCATCAGCTCTAAGTTGCCCCAAACAGAAAATGAGTGATAGGTCCAGGGAGCTGGGCGTGGCATATACCAAACAGATGGAAAGTAACACAGCAGGCTGAGGAGAATACAGGCTGTAAGGAGAGATGGACCTGCTTGGCATACTGATTCTTCCACTTAcgaagctgtgtgatcttggccggcttgcttaacctctctgaatcttagttttcttcatctttattattattatttattggcAGCACTGTGCagactgtgggatcttagttccctgacctaggatcaaactcatgcccccctGCAgagggagtgcagagtcttaaccagtggaccatcaaggaagtccttcttcatctttaaaatgggaataatagttcCACCTTATAGGttgagagaattaaatgacaTTAAATGAGATAGAGAAAGCAGGTAGCATAGTGCTGGGCGTACAATGACCATTGAATGCATAGTAGCTTTTAGTATGCTCATTATgggatgaaacagaaaaataccaGCTCCCTCTCTCAATTCACTCtcataccaaagaaaaagaactggaGCATTGGCAACTCTCCTAAGAATTTAGTCCACCTAATAGCCAAAGGACAGCTCTTCTACTGAAATAAAATCAACCAGATCATGCTTGTTCTCCTCCTCACATCTTATCTCTTGCAaacagtctttttaaattttgtttttcactccTCTGAATAAACTAGAATCTAGACTGTTATCTCAAACAAGGTCATTACTCAgcaaatgtaaatgaaattaatATCTGCATGAACGTGGGGAAATGTAGCCAATTAGATGGATTTTTTTCCAATAGATGTTTGAAAACCAGCAGGAAAGAGTGAGAAACACTAGCTCCCTGTGGAGctattgtcttttctttctcatcttcccacTCCCAGGTATGAAGATGAAATCAACAAACGCACAGCTGCTGAAAATGACTTTGTGGTCCTCAAGAAGGTGAGGGTTGAAGGAGGGTAGGGATGTGCTCCCAATTCCCTCAGGAGTGGTCTTTGGCTTGAATCACGGGTTTGGTTCATCCTgaccttctcccccaccccccgctccaCCCTTCCTTAGTACTATCCAGATCTCACTGAATTAGGAATTAAGGCTGTGAAAAAAGCCCATACGGATAATTAACTTCCATGTCTGCAGGTGGCTTTAGGGGCAGAACAGGCCAAATAAGGTGAGGCCCTTACCACCTCACCTGGTGCTACCTGTGTGTCACATAATGCCCCCTGCCCCTCATTGGAATGCTTGTACCTTATCTCTtatcctcccttctcctctgcaGGACGTGGATGCTGCCTACATGAACAAGGTGGAGCTGGAGGCCAAGGTGGATGCCCTGAACGATGAGATCAACTTCCTGAGGGTCCTCTATGCTGCGGTGAGGACTCCATCTTCAACCCCCCCCATTTAGGGAAGGCCTCCACCTGTGAGGCTGCTGGTTGGAATTGACAGTCCTTTGAAAGGACTCCACCTCCCTTACTTCAGGGCCATGAGCTCTCAGCAAGATCATGGATAGAAAGGATTGAAGTGACAGATTCAACTGAAACCGAGAGATTCTCTAAACCAGAGGTTGTCTTAGAGGATTAGATCTGAAGTTTGCACGGGATAGAAGTGATTGCTGTCTAGCATTTCTCCAGTGAGCAAGATCATTATCTTCCCTTCCATGCCAATATACTTGAGCCTCCTGACCTGGAGTGACTTGTGGTCCTCAGGGAGCAGGGAAGACTACAGGCATTGCTCTTCTGTCCTGAGATGTCACCAGCCACTTGATTTCTACATAGAAATTtacccctcctcctcttctgtatACTTTGGGAATGCCAAGTCAGCTCCCATCTGAGCCTGTGGCATGGCCATTTCCATGATGATGGTGGGTCTCTGGTGTCAGAGATTAGGGAAGACCCTCCAGTAGGCCTGATATGAGACATTTTCCCTGCAGGAGCTGTCCCAGATGCAGACCCAGGTCAGCGACACATCCGTGGTTCTCTCCATGGACAACAACCGCAATCTGGACCTGGACAGCATCATTGCTGAGGTCCGGGCCCAGTATGAGGAGATCGCCCAGAGGAGCAAGGCTGAGGCTGAGGCCCTGTACCAGATCAAGGTGAGTGCTGGGGGTCTTTCTGGAGTTGGTGGCTTCTGGGGCTCTGCTTTTGATGTCTGTGAGCAAGCCATCATCAGCTCGAGCCCAAGAGAAGTCAGAGGTAAACTGATTCTTCTGGGCATCACTGATCCTGGTCTGCCTGGAGATTATGTGACATTTTGTATTACCCCTGCCATCTGTGGCTATTCTTGCTGAGTTCATTGGAGGATAGACCTCACCCAAACAACCCTGACCCTTGCTTCCCTGGGTCTCAGGTCCAGCAGCTTCAGACCTCAGTGGACCAACATGGAGACAGCCTGAGGAACACCAAGAATGAGATTTCAGAGCTTAACAGGTTGATCCAGAGGCTGCGGGCTGAGATCGAGAACGTCAAGAAGCAGGTAGGTGTCACCTCTACCTGAGAGCCTCACTACAGGGCCAGGGGCCCAAGATATGTCTCAGAGTAGACAAGCAGACAAGGCATGAGGCTGGAAGACTTTGAGCTGGTCTGCAGGGGATTTGTAGCTCTTTgcacaaggaaatggcaatccactccagtattcttgcctgggaaatcccatggacagaggagctggtgggctatagtccatggggtggcaaagagttggacacgacttagtta
It includes:
- the KRT4 gene encoding keratin, type II cytoskeletal 4; this encodes MIARQQYVRGGPRGFSCGSAIVGGVKKAAFSSASMSGGAGRCSSGGFGSRSLYNLGGNKSISISMAGCRQGAGFGAAGGFGAAGGFGSGFGAGGFGSGFGGSFGGRGGAGFPVCPAGGIQEVTINQSLLTPLHVEIDPEIQKVRTEEREQIKLLNNKFASFIDKVRFLEQQNKVLETKWKLLQQQTTTTSVKNLEPFFEAYINALRKQVDSLANDKGRLQSELKIMQDSVEDYKTKYEDEINKRTAAENDFVVLKKDVDAAYMNKVELEAKVDALNDEINFLRVLYAAELSQMQTQVSDTSVVLSMDNNRNLDLDSIIAEVRAQYEEIAQRSKAEAEALYQIKVQQLQTSVDQHGDSLRNTKNEISELNRLIQRLRAEIENVKKQCQTLQGSVADAEQRGEVALKDAYSKRTELEAALQKAKEELARVLREYQELMSVKLALDIEIATYRKLLEGEECRMSGECQSAVSISVVGGAASAGGLGGALGGSSGFGLGSGSCAVGLGGGLGGSSGFGLGSGSGSGFGFGGGIGGSSSGKIISTTTVSKKSFR